The proteins below come from a single Micropterus dolomieu isolate WLL.071019.BEF.003 ecotype Adirondacks linkage group LG05, ASM2129224v1, whole genome shotgun sequence genomic window:
- the jun gene encoding transcription factor AP-1 isoform X2 codes for MTLNLADPTGTLKPHLRAKAGDILTSPDVGLLKLASPELERLIIQSSNGLITTTPTPTQFLCPKNVTDEQEGFAEGFVRALAELHHQHMPGTPNVSVTSAPQTSVSTALPPVSSVAGATVYNNNATMRSDSPVYEDLNTFNPAISTVSAPNYTTSAPTMSFPAAPPQLPIYGQPSSAQLPRLTALKEEPQIVPEMPGETPPLSPIDMESQERIKAERKRMRNRIAASKCRKRKLERISRLEDKVKTLKSQNSELASTANMLREQVAQLKQKVMNHVNSGCQLMLTQQLQTF; via the coding sequence ATGACACTGAACCTCGCCGACCCGACGGGCACCCTGAAACCTCACCTCCGGGCCAAAGCCGGCGACATCCTCACCTCTCCCGACGTGGGCTTGCTGAAGCTGGCCTCTCCGGAGCTGGAGCGGCTAATCATCCAGTCCAGCAACGGGCTCATCACCACCACGCCGACCCCGACCCAGTTCCTGTGCCCCAAGAATGTCACCGACGAGCAGGAGGGCTTCGCGGAGGGGTTCGTCCGAGCCTTGGCCGAGCTTCACCACCAGCACATGCCTGGCACACCTAACGTGAGTGTCACCTCAGCTCCCCAGACCAGTGTCAGCACTGCCCTGCCTCCTGTTTCATCTGTTGCTGGCGCCACCGTTTACAACAACAACGCCACCATGCGCTCCGACTCGCCGGTTTATGAGGACTTGAACACTTTCAACCCAGCCATCAGCACCGTCTCGGCTCCTAATTACACCACCTCAGCCCCGACTATGTCCTTCCCTGCTGCCCCGCCGCAGCTTCCAATCTACGGGCAGCCCTCTTCCGCCCAGCTCCCCCGTCTCACGGCGCTTAAAGAGGAGCCCCAAATCGTGCCGGAGATGCCGGGGGAGACCCCTCCTCTGTCCCCAATCGACATGGAGAGCCAGGAGCGCATCAAGGCTGAGAGAAAGCGGATGAGGAACCGCATCGCTGCCTCCAAATGCCGGAAGAGGAAGCTGGAGCGGATCTCGAGGCTGGAGGACAAGGTGAAGACCCTTAAATCCCAGAACTCGGAGCTCGCTTCCACCGCCAACATGCTGCGCGAGCAGGTGGCCCAGCTGAAGCAGAAGGTGATGAACCACGTCAACAGCGGGTGCCAGCTCATGCTAACGCAGCAGCTCCAGACCTTCTGA
- the jun gene encoding transcription factor AP-1 isoform X1, whose protein sequence is MYTKMETTFYDDSLNAFSQHDNAGYGFSNPKALKHNMTLNLADPTGTLKPHLRAKAGDILTSPDVGLLKLASPELERLIIQSSNGLITTTPTPTQFLCPKNVTDEQEGFAEGFVRALAELHHQHMPGTPNVSVTSAPQTSVSTALPPVSSVAGATVYNNNATMRSDSPVYEDLNTFNPAISTVSAPNYTTSAPTMSFPAAPPQLPIYGQPSSAQLPRLTALKEEPQIVPEMPGETPPLSPIDMESQERIKAERKRMRNRIAASKCRKRKLERISRLEDKVKTLKSQNSELASTANMLREQVAQLKQKVMNHVNSGCQLMLTQQLQTF, encoded by the coding sequence ATGTATACCAAGATGGAAACTACTTTCTATGACGACTCACTCAACGCTTTCTCCCAGCACGACAACGCCGGCTACGGGTTCAGCAACCCCAAAGCCCTGAAACACAACATGACACTGAACCTCGCCGACCCGACGGGCACCCTGAAACCTCACCTCCGGGCCAAAGCCGGCGACATCCTCACCTCTCCCGACGTGGGCTTGCTGAAGCTGGCCTCTCCGGAGCTGGAGCGGCTAATCATCCAGTCCAGCAACGGGCTCATCACCACCACGCCGACCCCGACCCAGTTCCTGTGCCCCAAGAATGTCACCGACGAGCAGGAGGGCTTCGCGGAGGGGTTCGTCCGAGCCTTGGCCGAGCTTCACCACCAGCACATGCCTGGCACACCTAACGTGAGTGTCACCTCAGCTCCCCAGACCAGTGTCAGCACTGCCCTGCCTCCTGTTTCATCTGTTGCTGGCGCCACCGTTTACAACAACAACGCCACCATGCGCTCCGACTCGCCGGTTTATGAGGACTTGAACACTTTCAACCCAGCCATCAGCACCGTCTCGGCTCCTAATTACACCACCTCAGCCCCGACTATGTCCTTCCCTGCTGCCCCGCCGCAGCTTCCAATCTACGGGCAGCCCTCTTCCGCCCAGCTCCCCCGTCTCACGGCGCTTAAAGAGGAGCCCCAAATCGTGCCGGAGATGCCGGGGGAGACCCCTCCTCTGTCCCCAATCGACATGGAGAGCCAGGAGCGCATCAAGGCTGAGAGAAAGCGGATGAGGAACCGCATCGCTGCCTCCAAATGCCGGAAGAGGAAGCTGGAGCGGATCTCGAGGCTGGAGGACAAGGTGAAGACCCTTAAATCCCAGAACTCGGAGCTCGCTTCCACCGCCAACATGCTGCGCGAGCAGGTGGCCCAGCTGAAGCAGAAGGTGATGAACCACGTCAACAGCGGGTGCCAGCTCATGCTAACGCAGCAGCTCCAGACCTTCTGA